The proteins below are encoded in one region of Nonomuraea helvata:
- a CDS encoding excinuclease ABC subunit UvrA, translated as MSTATRTDTDSSAVHVADSHDLIRVHGARENNLKDVSIEIPKRRLTVFTGVSGSGKSSLVFDTIAAESQRMINETYSTFVQGFMPTLARPEVDVLEGLTTAIIVDQQRLGADPRSTVGTATDANAMLRILFSRLGQPHIGSPQAFSFNVPTVRASGAITVERGARKAERATFTRIGGMCTRCEGRGTISDLDLTQLYDDSKSLAEGAFTIPGWKSDSFWTVRVYAESGFVDPNKPIREYTKKELQDFLYKEPTKVKVDGVNLTYEGLIPKIQKSFLSKDREAMQPHIRAFVDRAVTFTTCPECDGTRLSEGARSSKINGISIADACAMQISDLAEWVRGLDEPSVAPLLAKLLHALDSFVEIGLGYLSLERPSGTLSGGEAQRVKMIRHLGSSLTDTTYVFDEPTIGLHPHDIQRMNDLLLRLRDKGNTVLVVEHKPETIAIADHVVDLGPGAGTAGGTVCFEGTVEGLRSSGTITGRHFDDRAALKETVRKPTGKLEIRGAGTNNLRDVDVDIPLGVLVVVTGVAGSGKSSLLHGSLPAGAGVVSVDQGAIKGSRRSNPATYTGLLDPIRKAFAKANGVKPALFSANSEGACPNCNGAGVIYTDLAMMAGVATTCEECEGKRFQASVLEYHFGGRDISEVLAMSVTEAEEFFGAGEARTPAAHAILGRLADVGLGYLSLGQPLTTLSGGERQRLKLATHMADKGGVYVLDEPTTGLHLADVEQLLGLLDGLVDAGKSVIVIEHHQAVMAHADWIIDLGPGAGHDGGRIVFEGTPADLVAARSTLTGEHLAAYVGA; from the coding sequence ATGAGCACGGCCACGAGGACGGACACGGATTCGTCTGCGGTGCACGTTGCCGACAGCCACGATCTGATCCGCGTGCACGGCGCGCGCGAGAACAACCTCAAGGACGTCAGCATCGAGATCCCGAAGCGCCGCCTGACGGTGTTCACCGGTGTCTCCGGCTCAGGCAAGAGCTCGCTGGTGTTCGACACGATCGCCGCGGAGTCGCAGCGGATGATCAACGAGACCTACAGCACCTTCGTACAGGGCTTCATGCCGACGCTGGCGCGGCCCGAGGTCGACGTACTCGAAGGGCTGACGACGGCGATCATCGTCGACCAGCAGCGGCTGGGCGCCGACCCTCGCTCCACGGTCGGCACCGCCACCGACGCCAACGCGATGCTGCGCATCCTGTTCAGCCGCCTCGGGCAGCCGCACATCGGCTCGCCCCAGGCTTTCTCCTTCAACGTCCCCACGGTACGGGCGAGCGGTGCGATCACGGTCGAACGCGGCGCGCGCAAGGCCGAGAGAGCGACTTTCACCCGTATCGGCGGCATGTGTACGCGCTGCGAAGGCCGCGGCACGATCTCCGATCTCGACCTCACCCAGCTCTATGACGACTCCAAGTCGCTCGCCGAGGGCGCGTTCACCATCCCCGGCTGGAAGTCCGACAGCTTCTGGACGGTGCGGGTCTACGCCGAGTCGGGCTTCGTCGACCCGAACAAGCCGATCCGCGAGTACACCAAGAAGGAGCTCCAGGACTTCCTCTACAAGGAGCCGACCAAGGTCAAGGTGGATGGCGTCAACCTCACCTACGAGGGTCTGATCCCCAAGATCCAGAAGTCGTTCCTCTCCAAGGACCGGGAGGCGATGCAGCCGCACATCAGGGCGTTCGTGGACCGGGCGGTGACGTTCACCACCTGCCCCGAGTGCGACGGCACCCGGCTCAGCGAAGGGGCCCGCTCCTCGAAGATCAACGGCATCAGCATCGCCGACGCCTGCGCGATGCAGATCAGCGACCTGGCCGAGTGGGTCCGCGGCCTCGACGAGCCGTCGGTGGCGCCGTTGCTGGCCAAGCTGCTGCACGCCCTCGACTCGTTCGTGGAGATCGGGCTGGGCTACCTCTCGCTCGAGCGGCCGTCGGGCACGCTGTCGGGCGGCGAGGCGCAGCGCGTCAAGATGATCCGCCACCTCGGCTCCTCGCTCACCGACACCACGTACGTCTTCGACGAGCCCACCATCGGCCTGCACCCCCATGACATCCAGCGGATGAACGACCTGCTGCTGCGGCTGCGGGACAAGGGCAACACGGTGCTCGTCGTGGAGCACAAGCCGGAGACGATCGCGATCGCCGACCACGTCGTCGACCTCGGCCCCGGCGCCGGTACGGCGGGCGGCACCGTCTGCTTCGAGGGCACCGTCGAGGGGCTGCGGAGCAGCGGCACCATCACCGGCCGCCATTTCGACGACCGGGCAGCCCTGAAGGAGACGGTGCGCAAGCCCACCGGCAAGCTGGAGATCCGCGGCGCCGGCACCAACAACCTGCGGGACGTCGACGTCGACATCCCGCTCGGGGTGCTGGTCGTCGTCACCGGCGTCGCCGGCTCCGGCAAGAGCTCGCTCCTGCACGGGTCGCTCCCCGCCGGGGCGGGTGTCGTCTCGGTCGACCAGGGCGCGATCAAGGGCTCGCGACGGAGCAACCCGGCGACGTACACCGGCCTGCTCGACCCGATCCGCAAGGCGTTCGCGAAGGCCAACGGCGTGAAGCCGGCGCTGTTCAGCGCCAACTCCGAGGGCGCCTGCCCCAACTGCAACGGCGCCGGGGTCATCTACACCGACCTGGCGATGATGGCCGGCGTCGCCACCACCTGTGAGGAGTGCGAGGGGAAGCGGTTCCAGGCATCGGTGCTGGAATACCACTTCGGCGGCCGCGACATCAGCGAGGTGCTCGCGATGTCGGTGACCGAGGCCGAGGAGTTCTTCGGCGCGGGCGAGGCGCGTACGCCGGCCGCGCACGCCATCCTCGGCCGCCTCGCCGACGTCGGGCTCGGCTACCTCAGCCTGGGCCAGCCGCTCACCACGCTGTCCGGTGGCGAACGGCAGCGGCTCAAGCTGGCCACCCACATGGCCGACAAGGGCGGCGTCTACGTCCTCGACGAGCCGACCACCGGCCTCCACCTCGCCGACGTCGAGCAGCTGCTCGGCCTGCTCGACGGGCTGGTCGATGCAGGCAAGTCGGTCATCGTCATCGAGCACCACCAGGCGGTCATGGCGCACGCCGACTGGATCATCGACCTCGGTCCCGGCGCCGGTCACGACGGCGGCCGGATCGTCTTCGAGGGCACGCCCGCCGACCTCGTCGCCGCCCGCTCGACCCTCACCGGCGAGCATCTCGCGGCCTACGTCGGCGCCTGA
- a CDS encoding VOC family protein, which produces MDITIHWTFLPHDDPDASLAFYRDALGFEVRKDVGNGAMRWITVGPTGQPGTSIVLHPPGVDPGVTDDERRTIAEMMAKGTYAGIVLATSELDDVFARLKADGAEVVQDPTEQPWGIRDCAFRDPAGNMIRINELS; this is translated from the coding sequence ATGGACATCACCATCCACTGGACCTTCCTCCCGCACGACGACCCGGACGCCTCCCTGGCCTTCTATCGCGACGCCCTCGGTTTCGAGGTGCGCAAGGACGTCGGGAACGGCGCGATGCGCTGGATCACGGTCGGCCCCACCGGCCAGCCCGGCACGTCCATCGTCCTGCATCCGCCTGGCGTCGATCCCGGCGTCACTGACGACGAGCGCCGCACCATCGCCGAGATGATGGCCAAGGGCACCTACGCCGGCATCGTGCTGGCCACCTCCGAGCTCGACGACGTCTTCGCGCGGCTGAAGGCCGACGGCGCCGAGGTCGTCCAGGATCCGACCGAGCAGCCGTGGGGCATTCGCGACTGCGCCTTCCGCGATCCGGCGGGCAACATGATCCGCATCAACGAGCTGTCCTGA
- a CDS encoding NAD(P)/FAD-dependent oxidoreductase, giving the protein MSRTVVVVGGGYGGSAVAKALDAEVDVVLIDPRDAFVNSAGSLRALTQPDWAHNMFFPYDQWLRRGTVVRERAVSVDPGGVTLASGRRVEADYLVLATGSSYAYPAKPASDSTDEVLDDLLRTHKELAGSERVLILGAGPVGLELAGEIKEVWPHKHVTIVDPAEQLLTAFPAEMREELRRQLDELDVHLRLGATLTAPPGTEPGQAATFTVTTTGGEEITADIWFRAHGVRVNSDYLADGRLTTRTPQGQVPVTETLNVRGYDHVYAIGDITDVAETKMAGYAMQHAEVVAQNIIAQLRGEQPAATYQPLPHPMILLPLGPRAGVGQLPTPDGPVVVPAETVSAYKGADLFTGRFTEEFGAVA; this is encoded by the coding sequence ATGAGTCGTACGGTCGTGGTCGTCGGCGGAGGTTATGGCGGTTCGGCGGTCGCCAAGGCGCTGGACGCCGAGGTTGATGTCGTTCTCATCGACCCCCGTGACGCGTTCGTCAACTCGGCCGGCTCGCTGCGGGCGCTGACCCAGCCCGACTGGGCGCACAACATGTTCTTCCCCTATGACCAGTGGCTCAGGCGCGGCACGGTGGTGCGTGAGCGCGCGGTCTCGGTGGACCCCGGCGGTGTCACCCTGGCCTCAGGCCGGCGGGTCGAGGCCGACTACCTGGTCCTGGCCACCGGCTCCAGCTACGCCTACCCGGCCAAGCCCGCCTCCGACTCCACGGACGAGGTCCTGGACGACCTGCTCCGGACCCACAAGGAACTGGCGGGATCCGAGCGGGTGCTGATCCTCGGCGCCGGACCGGTCGGTCTGGAGCTGGCCGGCGAGATCAAGGAGGTCTGGCCGCACAAGCACGTGACCATCGTCGACCCGGCCGAGCAGCTGCTGACCGCCTTCCCCGCGGAGATGCGCGAGGAGCTGCGCCGCCAGCTCGACGAGCTGGATGTCCACCTGCGGCTGGGCGCCACCCTGACCGCGCCTCCGGGGACCGAGCCCGGCCAGGCGGCGACGTTCACCGTCACCACGACCGGCGGGGAGGAGATCACCGCCGACATCTGGTTCCGCGCGCACGGCGTACGCGTCAACAGCGACTACCTCGCCGACGGCCGGCTGACGACCCGTACACCGCAGGGACAGGTGCCTGTCACGGAGACCCTCAACGTCCGTGGATACGACCACGTCTATGCCATCGGCGACATCACCGACGTCGCCGAGACCAAGATGGCCGGGTACGCGATGCAGCACGCCGAGGTGGTGGCCCAGAACATCATCGCCCAGCTGCGCGGCGAGCAGCCGGCGGCCACCTACCAGCCGCTCCCCCATCCCATGATCCTGCTCCCGCTCGGACCGCGCGCGGGTGTCGGCCAGTTGCCCACCCCCGACGGCCCGGTTGTCGTCCCGGCCGAGACCGTCTCGGCGTACAAGGGGGCCGACCTGTTCACCGGGCGCTTCACCGAGGAGTTCGGCGCCGTCGCCTGA
- a CDS encoding VOC family protein yields MTGSSTQGIKTVLHPVSDVAKAKAVYAALLGVQPQADEPYYVGFEVEGQHIGLVPGGGAQGMTSPVAYWHVPDIEAKLAEVTAAGATVKEPVRDVGGGRLVATVLDPDGNVLGLLQDR; encoded by the coding sequence ATGACCGGCTCTTCCACCCAGGGAATCAAGACCGTGCTGCACCCTGTCTCCGACGTGGCGAAGGCCAAGGCGGTGTACGCCGCCCTGCTCGGCGTCCAGCCTCAGGCCGACGAGCCCTACTACGTCGGCTTCGAAGTCGAGGGCCAGCACATCGGCCTGGTGCCGGGCGGTGGGGCGCAGGGCATGACCTCGCCCGTGGCCTACTGGCACGTTCCGGATATCGAGGCGAAACTGGCCGAGGTGACCGCCGCGGGGGCCACTGTGAAGGAGCCCGTGCGCGACGTCGGTGGCGGCCGCCTGGTGGCCACCGTCCTCGACCCCGATGGCAACGTTCTCGGGCTGCTTCAGGACCGATAG
- a CDS encoding TetR/AcrR family transcriptional regulator yields the protein MNAPRRRADAAENRARIVQVAREVVANTDEVRLNEIAKRAGVGQGTLYRHFPTREDLLAEVYRQDVDELVAAAPKLLAEHDPITALARWLDRVADYAEVKRGVFAAVEAGVWQDLSAHSLGPIGGALTTLLDAGKAAGTVRPDVDARDVILLIGCLTRLEQGEWDTKARHLLHIVLDGLRHRP from the coding sequence ATGAACGCACCCCGCCGCCGGGCCGACGCCGCCGAGAACCGCGCCCGGATCGTCCAGGTCGCACGAGAGGTTGTCGCGAATACGGACGAGGTGCGGCTCAACGAGATCGCCAAGCGGGCGGGTGTCGGCCAGGGCACCCTCTACCGCCACTTCCCGACCCGGGAGGACCTGCTCGCCGAGGTCTACCGGCAGGACGTGGACGAGCTCGTGGCGGCGGCTCCGAAGCTGCTGGCCGAGCACGACCCGATCACCGCCCTGGCCCGGTGGCTCGACCGGGTGGCCGACTACGCGGAGGTCAAGCGCGGGGTGTTCGCCGCGGTGGAGGCGGGGGTGTGGCAGGACCTCTCGGCCCACAGCCTCGGCCCGATCGGCGGCGCGCTGACCACCCTCCTCGACGCCGGCAAGGCCGCCGGAACCGTCCGCCCGGACGTGGACGCCCGGGACGTCATCCTCCTCATCGGCTGTCTGACACGTCTTGAGCAGGGTGAGTGGGACACCAAAGCCCGGCATCTGCTCCACATCGTCCTCGACGGGCTGCGCCATCGCCCCTAG
- a CDS encoding SDR family oxidoreductase, protein MSAINGKVVAITGASSGIGEATARLLAERGAAVVLGARRTRRLDEIARDIRDRGGRAVTRAVDVSRREDLEGLVGNAVTEFGRLDVLVGNAGIAKIGPVADLDVDGWSAMIDVNLRGILHGVAAALPVFRRQGHGHLVATVSTAGLTITPTMAVYAATKNAVRTLLEGLRQESTDGVLRTTAVSPGFVRTELAGSIDDSQVRERILHNMEKIGIAPEAVARAIAFVIEQPRDVEISDITIRPTAQG, encoded by the coding sequence ATGTCAGCGATCAACGGCAAGGTCGTCGCCATCACCGGAGCGAGCAGCGGCATCGGCGAGGCCACCGCGCGCCTGCTCGCCGAGCGGGGCGCGGCCGTCGTCCTCGGCGCCCGCCGGACGCGGCGCCTCGACGAGATCGCCCGGGACATCCGCGACCGGGGCGGGCGCGCCGTCACGCGGGCCGTCGACGTCTCCCGCCGCGAGGACCTCGAAGGGCTCGTCGGGAATGCTGTGACCGAGTTCGGCCGGCTCGACGTCCTGGTGGGCAACGCCGGCATCGCCAAGATCGGCCCCGTGGCCGACCTCGACGTGGACGGCTGGTCGGCGATGATCGACGTCAACCTCCGCGGCATACTCCACGGCGTCGCCGCCGCGCTGCCGGTGTTCCGCCGGCAGGGCCACGGCCACCTGGTGGCCACGGTGTCGACCGCCGGTCTGACGATCACCCCGACGATGGCGGTCTATGCCGCGACGAAGAACGCGGTACGCACTCTGCTGGAGGGGCTGCGGCAGGAGTCGACCGATGGCGTGCTGCGCACGACGGCCGTGTCGCCGGGCTTCGTCCGGACCGAACTCGCCGGCTCGATCGACGACTCTCAGGTCCGCGAGCGGATCCTCCACAACATGGAAAAGATCGGCATCGCGCCAGAAGCCGTCGCCCGGGCCATCGCCTTCGTCATCGAGCAACCCCGGGACGTCGAAATCAGCGACATCACCATCCGCCCAACTGCGCAAGGTTAG
- a CDS encoding MerR family transcriptional regulator → MTIGELASRTGVATSALRYWEELGLLPAPARVSGQRRYPPSAVRLVGVVLLLRDVGFTLREVKAFIASRTPAGDGWRELYQRKLTELEQRIAQAQVARTAIAHGLACPHEDIFECPNFTGGVAAFLAGSSLEEAHEMAHR, encoded by the coding sequence TTGACGATCGGCGAGCTGGCGAGCCGCACGGGTGTCGCCACCTCCGCTCTGCGCTACTGGGAGGAGCTCGGCCTGCTCCCGGCGCCGGCCCGGGTCTCAGGCCAACGGCGTTATCCGCCATCGGCGGTCAGGCTGGTCGGTGTGGTGTTGTTGCTGCGAGATGTCGGTTTCACCTTGCGAGAGGTCAAAGCGTTCATCGCGTCTCGTACGCCGGCCGGCGACGGCTGGCGGGAGCTGTACCAGCGCAAGCTCACCGAGCTGGAGCAACGGATTGCCCAGGCTCAGGTGGCACGCACCGCCATCGCCCATGGTCTGGCCTGCCCGCACGAGGACATCTTCGAGTGCCCCAACTTCACCGGCGGGGTCGCGGCGTTCCTGGCGGGATCTTCCCTCGAAGAGGCTCACGAAATGGCTCATCGGTGA
- a CDS encoding class I SAM-dependent methyltransferase: MIRYLVGQARRPRGLVGWANGWMFAHRPSNRKRNIWAVSLLDVQPTDRVLEIGFGPGVAISEFAGRATRGHIFGVDHSQAMVRQATRRNAAAVRAHRVHLTHASVEQLPSFGDPLDAILAVNSVGFWPAPVERLRELRRLLRPAGRIALVSQPRCPGATRDTTARAAQELQDLLTQAGFAHLRVETLELDPPVACVLADNPAGLPS, translated from the coding sequence GTGATCAGATACTTGGTGGGCCAGGCCCGTCGCCCCCGGGGCCTCGTCGGGTGGGCGAACGGCTGGATGTTCGCTCACCGCCCCTCCAACCGGAAGCGCAACATCTGGGCGGTGTCGCTGCTGGACGTGCAGCCCACCGACCGGGTGCTCGAGATCGGCTTCGGCCCCGGTGTGGCCATCTCCGAGTTCGCCGGTCGCGCCACTCGGGGCCACATCTTCGGCGTCGACCACTCGCAGGCCATGGTCCGGCAGGCCACCCGCCGCAACGCCGCCGCCGTCCGCGCCCACCGCGTGCACCTCACACACGCCTCCGTCGAGCAGCTGCCGAGCTTCGGCGATCCGCTGGATGCCATCCTCGCCGTCAACTCCGTGGGATTCTGGCCCGCCCCGGTGGAGCGGCTTCGCGAGCTGCGCCGCCTGCTCCGCCCCGCAGGGCGCATCGCGCTCGTCAGCCAGCCCCGCTGCCCCGGCGCCACCCGGGACACCACGGCCCGAGCCGCCCAAGAGCTCCAGGACCTGCTCACCCAGGCCGGCTTCGCCCATCTCCGGGTCGAGACCCTCGAACTCGACCCGCCCGTCGCCTGTGTGCTTGCCGACAATCCGGCCGGCCTGCCGTCATGA